In a single window of the Paenibacillus sp. MMS20-IR301 genome:
- the purN gene encoding phosphoribosylglycinamide formyltransferase, whose product MQWGRIAVFASGQGSNFAALIQAQQAGKLGGGSIELLVSDKPEAPVAQRAEDAGIPALLLRPKDFGSRELYEAAIVAELQRRDIGLVVLAGYMRLITPVLLEPYAGRIINIHPSLLPAFAGKDAIGQALDYGVKLTGVTVHFVDGGMDTGPVIAQRSVEVISGDTAESLAERIHKVEYGLYPEVVAAMAAGRVELNGRITTVSSL is encoded by the coding sequence ATGCAGTGGGGCAGGATCGCTGTGTTTGCCTCCGGGCAGGGCAGTAATTTCGCCGCATTGATTCAGGCGCAGCAGGCCGGGAAGCTTGGCGGAGGCAGCATTGAGCTGCTGGTCTCGGACAAGCCGGAAGCGCCCGTGGCACAGCGTGCGGAGGATGCAGGAATTCCTGCCCTCCTGCTGAGGCCGAAGGACTTCGGGAGCCGGGAGCTGTACGAAGCGGCAATTGTAGCTGAGCTTCAGCGCCGGGACATTGGCCTGGTTGTTCTGGCCGGATACATGCGGCTGATTACGCCGGTGCTGCTAGAGCCGTATGCCGGGCGGATTATTAACATTCACCCGTCGCTTTTGCCGGCTTTTGCAGGTAAGGATGCCATCGGGCAGGCCCTAGACTACGGAGTGAAGCTGACGGGAGTTACGGTGCATTTTGTCGATGGAGGCATGGATACCGGACCGGTGATTGCCCAGCGCAGCGTTGAGGTGATCTCTGGAGACACCGCCGAATCTCTTGCAGAACGTATCCACAAGGTAGAGTACGGGCTGTATCCGGAAGTAGTTGCTGCTATGGCCGCTGGCCGGGTAGAGCTGAACGGTAGAATAACAACTGTTAGCAGCTTGTGA